Proteins from one Dethiobacter alkaliphilus AHT 1 genomic window:
- a CDS encoding polysaccharide deacetylase family protein yields the protein MRRISIWLIIAVITLIALLATAYNISNSRSFQFFGGIVDRVQTQQKVVALTFDDGPTEKTDVILKLLESLDVKATFFLTGRELEQNIEEGRRIVSAGHEIGNHSYSHKRMVLKSPGFIKEEIDKTDQLIRQAGYEGEIHFRPPNAKKLLILPYMLRQFDTKTIMWDVEPDSYPQIASSSDKIVDHVIENVEPGSIILLHVMYESRRESLNSVEGIVEALRRDGYTFKTVSELLEYHEVD from the coding sequence ATGAGAAGAATTTCTATATGGCTAATTATTGCCGTTATTACTTTAATTGCACTACTTGCCACTGCCTATAATATTAGTAATTCAAGATCGTTTCAGTTTTTTGGAGGAATTGTTGACAGGGTACAAACACAGCAAAAGGTAGTTGCTTTAACGTTTGATGACGGCCCAACAGAAAAGACTGATGTAATCCTGAAGTTACTTGAATCCTTAGATGTTAAAGCAACCTTTTTTTTAACTGGGAGGGAATTGGAACAAAACATTGAAGAGGGACGAAGAATAGTATCGGCTGGCCATGAAATAGGCAATCATTCGTACTCTCACAAAAGAATGGTGCTAAAATCTCCTGGCTTCATAAAGGAGGAAATTGACAAGACAGATCAGCTGATAAGGCAGGCAGGGTATGAAGGTGAGATTCATTTCCGTCCTCCTAATGCGAAAAAGCTTCTTATACTCCCTTATATGCTAAGACAGTTTGATACGAAAACTATCATGTGGGATGTGGAGCCTGACTCATATCCACAGATAGCATCCAGTTCGGACAAAATTGTGGACCATGTTATAGAGAATGTAGAACCGGGATCAATAATCCTTCTCCATGTAATGTATGAAAGCAGAAGAGAATCACTAAACTCCGTTGAAGGTATCGTGGAAGCATTGAGAAGGGACGGATATACATTTAAAACTGTATCGGAGTTATTGGAGTACCATGAGGTCGATTAA
- a CDS encoding DUF4179 domain-containing protein encodes MKCEEVRFNLIEENITFEITRHLDQCTDCSSFHHMYKKIKTTAIQGINSICPPEIEKTKKRKTKPLIVAASLLLALLVVLPFVSHGIARQLEKIPFLEALFSFDEGLYDGFTRGRDIEYSVSENGIDFTVHRVVAESARTAIFYTIEGELPEDIWFNIPSYRRGGISSIREQDLENGHSGMLQLTEALPPDLEILKLEIKDISNFSNFETDLPLLTAKIPVELIETFENDEYSGLSVENDGLELRADIALGVTGTRIDFQINDWDYIYLKEESRIDASPISLFGETLLPRGITVQLVDRRGHSYRPVSGSAVSQSSYYKGTTIFTPATDRKGLRIRADGFIEESNPLQLNFRKILWRWQTPTIWLHDTLVSVEDLELNDKETVITISYQHGRLADVRDLYVTDSQGNRYRLLNSSLSIPGFDNPFEKDILDLLELMETDWDREYRRLKKYQELRFEPLPKGENAFTLHADTVLFKSTTVLEIPVPTE; translated from the coding sequence ATGAAATGTGAAGAAGTACGTTTTAACCTGATAGAAGAAAATATTACCTTTGAGATAACAAGACATCTTGATCAATGTACTGACTGTAGCTCTTTTCACCATATGTACAAAAAAATAAAGACTACTGCAATACAAGGTATAAACAGTATCTGTCCTCCTGAAATTGAAAAAACAAAGAAAAGAAAAACAAAACCGCTAATAGTTGCGGCTTCACTCCTACTAGCTCTTTTAGTTGTCCTGCCTTTTGTTAGTCACGGAATAGCTCGTCAGCTTGAAAAAATTCCCTTCCTGGAAGCATTATTCTCCTTTGATGAAGGTTTATATGATGGGTTCACCAGAGGCAGAGATATCGAATATTCCGTATCAGAGAACGGTATTGATTTCACTGTCCACAGAGTAGTGGCAGAGTCGGCCCGCACTGCGATATTCTACACAATAGAAGGAGAATTGCCGGAAGACATTTGGTTCAATATTCCCTCCTACCGTAGAGGCGGGATTAGCAGTATTCGGGAACAGGATCTAGAGAATGGTCATTCCGGCATGTTACAGTTAACTGAAGCCCTTCCTCCGGACTTAGAAATTCTTAAGCTGGAAATAAAGGATATCAGCAATTTTAGCAATTTCGAAACAGATTTGCCTCTGCTAACAGCGAAAATTCCGGTTGAGCTTATTGAGACATTTGAGAATGACGAATATAGCGGCCTGTCGGTGGAGAATGACGGTCTTGAACTGCGCGCTGATATAGCTTTAGGCGTAACGGGTACACGAATCGACTTTCAAATAAATGATTGGGATTATATATATTTAAAAGAAGAAAGTCGCATCGATGCCTCCCCTATTTCGTTGTTTGGAGAAACACTCTTACCTCGGGGAATTACTGTTCAACTTGTTGACAGACGAGGGCATTCTTATAGACCAGTTAGTGGATCCGCTGTTTCGCAAAGCTCATATTATAAAGGAACCACTATTTTTACCCCTGCTACAGATAGAAAGGGCCTAAGAATACGTGCTGATGGATTTATCGAAGAAAGCAATCCTCTGCAACTAAACTTCCGCAAGATTCTTTGGCGCTGGCAAACACCTACTATATGGCTCCACGATACACTTGTTTCTGTTGAGGACCTTGAATTGAATGATAAGGAAACAGTGATTACTATCTCATATCAACATGGCCGACTGGCAGATGTGAGAGATCTATACGTTACAGACTCTCAAGGAAACCGTTATCGACTATTAAATTCATCACTTTCCATTCCCGGTTTTGACAATCCTTTTGAAAAAGATATCCTAGATTTATTGGAACTAATGGAAACTGATTGGGACCGTGAGTATAGAAGATTAAAGAAATACCAAGAACTCCGGTTTGAGCCTTTGCCAAAGGGCGAAAACGCCTTTACACTTCATGCTGATACTGTCCTTTTTAAATCAACAACAGTTCTAGAAATTCCCGTACCAACTGAATAA
- the arsB gene encoding ACR3 family arsenite efflux transporter, translated as MEQETVEQQGQGLGFFETYLTVWVALCIIIGVAIGQFLPAVPEVLSRFTYHQISIPVAILIWLMIYPMMLKVDFTSIVEATKKPKGLIVTSVTNWLIKPFTMFLISAFFLRVVFSAWIPEALANQYVAGAVILGAAPCTAMVFVWSHLTKGDPAYTLIQVAVNNIILLFAFTPIVAILLGVTDVFVPYGTLILSVLLFIVIPFAGGYLTRTLIVNSRGIEYFENVFLRKFDNVTIVGLLLTLIIIFTFQGDVIIANPLHIALIAVPLTIQTFFIFIVAYGWAKAWKLPHSIAAPAGLIGASNFFELAVAVAISLFGLTSGATLATVVGVLVEVPVMLALVRIANRTRHWFPQVS; from the coding sequence ATGGAACAGGAAACTGTTGAACAACAAGGACAGGGACTGGGGTTCTTTGAGACTTATTTAACTGTGTGGGTAGCGCTTTGTATTATAATCGGAGTAGCCATCGGTCAGTTTTTACCGGCTGTCCCGGAAGTTTTAAGCCGGTTCACTTACCATCAAATATCTATCCCGGTAGCTATCTTAATCTGGCTTATGATTTACCCCATGATGCTCAAAGTAGATTTTACAAGTATTGTAGAGGCCACAAAAAAGCCCAAAGGACTGATTGTAACCAGTGTCACAAACTGGTTAATTAAGCCCTTCACCATGTTTTTAATTTCCGCTTTTTTCTTAAGAGTGGTATTTAGTGCCTGGATCCCGGAAGCTTTGGCCAACCAATATGTGGCGGGGGCGGTGATTTTAGGGGCAGCACCATGTACCGCCATGGTTTTTGTCTGGAGCCACCTAACCAAGGGAGACCCGGCCTATACATTAATCCAAGTGGCGGTAAATAACATTATTTTGTTATTTGCTTTTACACCCATCGTAGCAATATTACTGGGAGTAACTGATGTATTTGTCCCATACGGTACTTTGATTCTATCTGTCCTGCTTTTTATCGTCATTCCCTTTGCTGGCGGGTATTTAACCAGGACTCTTATAGTTAACAGCAGAGGGATCGAATACTTTGAAAACGTATTTTTGAGGAAGTTTGATAACGTAACCATTGTAGGATTATTGCTGACCTTAATAATTATCTTCACCTTCCAGGGTGATGTAATAATTGCTAATCCATTGCACATTGCCTTGATTGCCGTTCCATTAACCATCCAAACCTTTTTCATTTTTATTGTTGCTTACGGCTGGGCAAAGGCTTGGAAGCTGCCCCATAGTATAGCAGCACCGGCAGGATTAATTGGTGCCAGTAACTTCTTTGAACTGGCGGTAGCGGTGGCTATCTCGTTGTTTGGGTTAACCTCAGGAGCAACCCTGGCAACAGTGGTTGGAGTATTGGTAGAAGTCCCTGTGATGTTGGCCTTAGTCAGAATTGCCAACAGAACAAGGCATTGGTTCCCTCAAGTTAGTTAA
- a CDS encoding DUF1048 domain-containing protein has protein sequence MCETDAKNTAGNVAGNKLNTEYNEKYLEIASSLRESNLSKTEQTEVCNDVLGILLSGQNEGKPVEEVIGVDAAAFSDEIIKAFSKVERTNENRGPNIPFLPSFRKSKVLSFYHLGAWLLAAYIALTATVVEYNTVRPVFYIIIVFNGFLYPLYLNGKPPEPSSTELKRLILSATAALGVILTAWLINYSIVNI, from the coding sequence ATGTGTGAGACAGACGCAAAAAACACTGCGGGAAATGTGGCGGGCAATAAACTTAATACGGAGTACAACGAAAAGTACCTGGAAATCGCATCATCTTTGCGGGAAAGTAATCTGTCAAAGACAGAGCAGACAGAGGTGTGTAATGATGTCTTAGGCATTTTGTTATCCGGCCAAAATGAGGGTAAACCTGTAGAAGAGGTGATAGGAGTTGATGCTGCAGCTTTCTCAGATGAAATCATTAAGGCTTTCTCGAAAGTAGAGCGCACTAACGAGAATAGAGGACCGAATATCCCATTTTTGCCGTCCTTTAGGAAAAGTAAGGTGTTGTCTTTTTATCATCTGGGGGCATGGCTACTGGCTGCGTATATTGCTCTTACTGCCACCGTTGTAGAATATAATACTGTTCGCCCTGTTTTCTATATAATTATAGTATTTAACGGCTTTTTGTATCCACTTTATTTAAATGGCAAACCACCTGAACCCTCGAGCACAGAACTCAAACGTCTAATACTATCCGCCACAGCTGCGTTAGGCGTTATTCTTACTGCGTGGCTGATAAATTACTCTATTGTAAACATATAG
- a CDS encoding PadR family transcriptional regulator — protein MADRSQFLRGTLEGCLLKIIETDETYGYEIATKLKSYGFQDISEGTIYPLLLRLEKNGFIESIKRASPQGPQRKYYYLTEAGETELSDFYGLWSEIRNSIDRLFREEGSDNV, from the coding sequence ATGGCTGATCGCTCGCAGTTTTTGCGGGGAACTCTGGAAGGTTGCCTTTTAAAGATTATTGAAACTGATGAAACCTATGGCTATGAAATTGCCACGAAACTAAAAAGTTATGGCTTTCAGGATATTAGCGAGGGCACTATTTACCCGCTCCTATTGCGATTGGAGAAAAACGGATTTATTGAGTCCATAAAAAGAGCATCGCCCCAGGGACCTCAAAGAAAATATTATTACCTAACTGAGGCAGGGGAGACGGAGTTAAGCGATTTCTATGGTTTATGGAGTGAAATCAGAAATAGCATAGACAGGTTATTCAGAGAGGAGGGGTCCGATAATGTGTGA
- a CDS encoding PIN domain-containing protein, giving the protein MLHPCFLNGGWLDTNVVLRFLVRDNEEMFSKASSLFARAERGEILLLLHPITVAEIIWTLESFYGYDKSQIVCVLRSFIEADGIHVPEKEIIATSLTFYLDKNVDYVDAYLFAYASQSGSPTIYTFDKKHFMRLGIREEESLL; this is encoded by the coding sequence ATGCTCCACCCCTGCTTTCTGAATGGTGGTTGGCTTGATACCAACGTAGTATTACGCTTTTTAGTCCGTGACAACGAAGAGATGTTTTCTAAAGCCAGCTCTCTATTTGCCAGAGCAGAGCGTGGAGAAATCCTCCTGTTATTGCACCCGATAACAGTCGCCGAGATTATCTGGACTCTGGAGAGTTTTTACGGTTATGATAAATCACAAATTGTATGTGTTCTGCGCAGCTTTATTGAGGCCGACGGCATCCATGTGCCAGAAAAAGAGATTATAGCTACTTCATTAACATTTTATTTGGATAAAAACGTTGACTATGTTGATGCATATTTATTTGCTTACGCTTCACAATCCGGTTCTCCTACTATATATACCTTTGACAAAAAGCACTTTATGCGACTGGGAATAAGAGAAGAAGAGTCATTGCTGTAA
- a CDS encoding sigma-70 family RNA polymerase sigma factor: protein MIDLLIKKAKKGDKDSLSQAIMAVKDDAYRVAYCYLHNQEDSMDAVCDAVEKAMVNLKKLKEPKYFKTWFIRIVINEAKMQLRQKQKVISLADSLYVNESFQEKQREDIIDLEKMLDELEPLDRLLIYMKYYLGYTLDEIALSVDLPLGTVKTKIYGNLKVMRDKLELREV, encoded by the coding sequence ATGATAGATTTATTAATAAAAAAAGCAAAAAAAGGCGATAAGGATAGTTTATCTCAGGCTATCATGGCAGTAAAAGATGACGCCTACCGAGTGGCATATTGTTATCTCCACAATCAAGAGGATAGCATGGATGCAGTTTGTGATGCAGTTGAAAAAGCAATGGTCAATCTGAAAAAACTCAAAGAACCTAAGTATTTTAAGACCTGGTTCATCCGCATTGTAATTAATGAGGCCAAGATGCAACTCAGACAGAAACAAAAAGTAATTTCTTTAGCTGATAGTTTATATGTCAATGAAAGTTTTCAGGAAAAGCAACGTGAAGATATCATTGATTTGGAGAAGATGCTTGATGAGCTGGAACCGCTGGACAGATTGCTGATTTATATGAAATATTACTTAGGTTACACATTAGACGAAATCGCTCTCTCCGTAGATTTACCCTTAGGAACAGTTAAAACAAAAATCTACGGCAACCTCAAAGTAATGAGAGATAAATTGGAATTGAGGGAGGTTTAA
- a CDS encoding type II toxin-antitoxin system VapC family toxin, giving the protein MKILIDTNIILDVLLNRRPFVEKSARLFELAEKEKLEAFITSNSVTDIVYILRKAYRMEEIRNYLLIMFGFIKILNVAANDVVSALKMDVKDFEDAIIMQCAKQNGMDIIVSRNKKDFAGSPVKCLTVDEWYNEYCSNY; this is encoded by the coding sequence ATGAAAATATTGATTGATACTAACATTATCCTTGACGTCTTGCTTAATCGCCGGCCATTTGTGGAAAAGTCGGCAAGATTATTTGAATTGGCCGAAAAAGAGAAACTGGAAGCATTCATTACTTCTAATTCTGTGACAGATATTGTTTATATCTTACGCAAAGCGTACCGCATGGAGGAAATTAGAAACTACTTGCTAATTATGTTTGGCTTCATAAAAATTCTTAATGTAGCAGCAAATGATGTTGTTAGCGCTTTGAAAATGGATGTAAAGGATTTTGAGGATGCAATTATTATGCAATGTGCAAAACAGAACGGCATGGATATAATCGTATCCCGTAACAAAAAGGATTTTGCGGGTAGCCCCGTTAAATGTTTAACCGTTGACGAATGGTATAATGAGTATTGTAGTAACTATTGA
- a CDS encoding arsenate reductase ArsC produces the protein MKKKVAFVCVHNSCRSQMAEGWAKKLGSHVFDVYSAGTENYPEVKPGAVQVMEEAGIDMSGHYPKLLTDIPAGLDILITMGCNVECPFVPCKHREDWGLDDPSGGPIEGFRSTRDLIKAKVENLIKRVEFGEFK, from the coding sequence GTGAAGAAAAAAGTTGCTTTTGTTTGTGTCCATAATTCTTGTCGTTCACAAATGGCAGAAGGATGGGCAAAAAAATTAGGAAGCCATGTATTTGACGTGTATTCCGCTGGAACAGAAAACTATCCGGAAGTAAAGCCGGGTGCAGTGCAAGTTATGGAAGAAGCAGGCATAGACATGAGTGGACACTATCCAAAATTATTAACCGATATCCCAGCTGGATTAGATATTTTAATTACCATGGGCTGTAATGTAGAGTGCCCGTTTGTGCCGTGCAAACACCGTGAAGATTGGGGTCTTGATGATCCATCCGGTGGCCCCATCGAAGGATTCAGGAGTACCAGGGATTTGATTAAAGCAAAAGTAGAAAATTTAATTAAAAGAGTAGAGTTTGGTGAGTTTAAGTAA
- a CDS encoding alpha/beta fold hydrolase produces the protein MGIKIIQVIGIIVLVIVAIVAILLGLSTFNHNYQLQKEVNKYPPPGQLVDVNKQKIHVFSEGEGDLTFVFMSGHGTASPVLDFKPLWQRLRNEYRIVVMEKPGYGWSEASHSSRDVATMLEETREALSLSGEKGPYVLVPHSMSGLEAIYWAQTYPTEVKAIIGLDPSVPDFIQHSLELPQSSQLSMMYLVSRMGLSRFMPQEEKEKNFPLLKSNDLSGEDKEQYLAMFYRSAYTKNMLNEVNYLQKNARIISETNFPIEIPMYFFISDGKEVTEADWRGILTDYVSRANKGRYLNLDSGHYLHHHDSDLIAREIRKFIAEIF, from the coding sequence GTGGGGATAAAGATTATTCAGGTTATCGGCATTATTGTATTGGTTATCGTAGCTATTGTGGCAATTCTTCTCGGATTATCTACTTTTAATCATAATTATCAGCTGCAAAAAGAAGTGAATAAGTATCCTCCACCAGGACAGTTGGTGGATGTAAATAAACAAAAGATACATGTCTTTAGTGAGGGCGAAGGAGACCTTACCTTTGTTTTTATGTCCGGACATGGTACTGCGTCTCCAGTCCTGGACTTTAAACCATTATGGCAAAGGCTAAGGAATGAATACCGAATAGTGGTAATGGAGAAGCCGGGGTACGGATGGAGTGAAGCCTCCCACAGTTCCAGAGATGTAGCTACAATGCTGGAAGAAACAAGAGAAGCACTAAGCCTTTCCGGGGAAAAAGGACCGTATGTCCTTGTACCTCACTCCATGTCGGGTCTGGAAGCTATCTATTGGGCACAGACTTATCCAACTGAAGTAAAAGCCATCATAGGCCTGGATCCTTCTGTCCCTGATTTTATTCAACATTCACTTGAACTTCCTCAAAGCAGCCAATTATCTATGATGTATTTAGTTTCAAGAATGGGTTTGTCCCGATTCATGCCTCAGGAAGAAAAGGAAAAAAACTTTCCCCTGCTTAAATCAAACGATCTGTCTGGCGAAGACAAAGAGCAGTACCTGGCCATGTTTTATAGAAGTGCTTATACAAAAAACATGCTCAATGAAGTTAATTATTTGCAGAAAAATGCCAGAATTATAAGTGAGACTAATTTCCCCATAGAGATTCCCATGTACTTCTTTATTTCAGATGGCAAGGAAGTCACAGAAGCTGACTGGAGAGGAATCTTAACCGATTATGTGTCGAGGGCTAATAAGGGCAGGTACCTTAACCTGGACAGCGGGCACTACCTGCACCATCATGATTCAGACCTCATAGCTCGGGAAATAAGAAAGTTTATAGCAGAAATCTTCTGA
- a CDS encoding DUF4179 domain-containing protein yields MTDKNDEKLLDQYIDNLEKKSIEVPTMLEERIKERIDKVEIKKKSINPFLSKVLVASLLLVTLFSASVRFFPGFAAYAGNFPVLRIAVDWLQGDSGTEHARREGYNQIPGFTVEKDSYVLKFDNIMLDEDRLVMSIQLFTEDQTGYDEDKRLEVRYTDFADSGGLQQVEYETETEAIIEIREEKVFADNELREFLASNPEHINLEVVLSERGSQTIYEFGSIKIPINSEQILFSQKYSIETITNLEKGLLTLHNFTVSPTRMRLDVSFDMEDGYYFTSFENPRLMDAGGNAYQSEGLVSINTSDVERSMFFVPSIYFDDPHTEMYFAFDGVWVGSEYDDTFTLSLNDEYPKSINFMGEEIIIEQVSYRGSGNGEGYLHSAGDDLVIEIRKPENVWLENMEIDGEISSHAWSTGLDEDGNPRPHLYGLNVEYRDEYEVTLLFSGRLMDGLQEIKMDLE; encoded by the coding sequence ATGACTGACAAAAATGACGAAAAATTGTTGGATCAATATATAGATAATCTGGAAAAAAAGAGTATCGAGGTCCCTACAATGCTGGAAGAGAGAATAAAAGAGCGCATTGATAAGGTTGAAATAAAGAAGAAAAGCATTAACCCATTTTTATCAAAGGTCCTGGTAGCGTCGCTCCTTTTAGTAACGCTATTTAGCGCATCGGTAAGGTTCTTTCCTGGCTTTGCAGCGTATGCCGGCAACTTTCCAGTACTCCGTATAGCAGTTGACTGGCTGCAGGGTGATTCCGGTACAGAGCATGCCAGAAGAGAAGGATACAATCAGATTCCCGGCTTTACAGTAGAAAAAGACTCATATGTTTTAAAGTTCGATAATATTATGCTGGATGAAGACCGCCTGGTGATGAGTATTCAGTTATTTACCGAAGACCAAACAGGTTACGATGAAGATAAAAGGCTGGAGGTAAGATACACAGACTTTGCAGACAGCGGTGGCCTACAACAAGTTGAATATGAAACAGAAACTGAAGCAATAATCGAGATTAGGGAAGAGAAAGTTTTTGCTGATAATGAGTTGAGAGAGTTTTTAGCAAGTAATCCTGAGCACATAAACCTCGAAGTTGTACTGTCGGAGAGAGGTTCACAAACAATTTACGAGTTTGGCAGTATTAAAATTCCAATAAACAGTGAGCAGATATTGTTCTCACAAAAGTACTCCATCGAAACAATAACCAATTTGGAAAAAGGCTTATTAACGCTCCACAACTTTACTGTCAGCCCCACAAGAATGCGCCTTGATGTCTCCTTTGACATGGAAGATGGCTACTATTTCACAAGTTTTGAAAATCCCCGTCTCATGGATGCAGGGGGAAATGCCTATCAATCTGAAGGCCTGGTCAGCATAAACACTAGTGACGTGGAACGCAGCATGTTCTTTGTTCCTTCAATTTACTTTGATGATCCCCACACGGAAATGTACTTTGCATTTGATGGTGTCTGGGTAGGCTCCGAATATGATGACACTTTTACACTCTCATTAAATGATGAGTACCCCAAGTCCATTAACTTTATGGGCGAGGAAATAATTATTGAGCAAGTGTCCTATAGGGGAAGTGGTAATGGTGAAGGCTACCTGCATAGTGCAGGCGATGATTTAGTCATAGAAATCAGGAAGCCTGAAAATGTCTGGCTGGAAAACATGGAAATTGACGGAGAAATAAGTTCCCACGCCTGGAGTACTGGTTTAGACGAAGATGGCAATCCCCGGCCTCACTTATATGGCCTGAATGTTGAATACCGGGACGAATATGAGGTAACACTCCTTTTTTCCGGACGCCTGATGGACGGTTTGCAAGAAATAAAAATGGATCTGGAGTAG
- a CDS encoding ArsR/SmtB family transcription factor, whose product MDDKVEIFKALADKNRLLILEMLSCGELCACDLMDGLNLTQPTISHHMKILQQCKLVKGRKEGKWVHYSINQDRVEELQEFIKNVTSFKEECICQVKKTEQFQCKLL is encoded by the coding sequence TTGGATGATAAAGTAGAAATATTTAAAGCTTTAGCCGATAAAAACCGGCTATTGATTTTAGAGATGCTCTCCTGTGGAGAGTTATGTGCCTGTGATCTTATGGATGGTTTAAACTTAACCCAACCTACCATCTCGCATCATATGAAAATTCTACAGCAATGTAAGCTTGTAAAAGGCAGAAAAGAAGGTAAATGGGTTCATTATTCCATCAATCAAGATAGAGTAGAGGAGCTGCAGGAATTCATAAAAAATGTAACTTCGTTTAAAGAGGAATGTATTTGTCAGGTTAAAAAAACTGAACAGTTCCAATGTAAATTACTATAG
- a CDS encoding type II toxin-antitoxin system Phd/YefM family antitoxin, which translates to MIITATEFKNKVGEYLELSQKEEVIISKNGKSIAKLVAIDENEYPATKALTGVFEKAASYDSVRVKGERLKKYENID; encoded by the coding sequence ATGATTATAACAGCCACTGAGTTCAAGAATAAAGTAGGCGAATATTTGGAGCTTTCTCAGAAGGAGGAAGTTATAATCTCTAAAAACGGAAAAAGCATTGCAAAGCTTGTAGCTATAGATGAAAATGAGTATCCTGCCACCAAGGCTCTTACCGGAGTATTTGAAAAAGCAGCTTCGTATGACTCAGTCCGTGTAAAAGGCGAGAGGCTTAAGAAATATGAAAATATTGATTGA
- a CDS encoding RNA polymerase sigma factor: MQKSEPRRNEFEIFQSIRPKLYRYAISILGNHADAEDALQEASLKVWRHIGQVAEVSSISSWLYQVVVNTCRDHLRRKKRFPLPIHTKTESAPSHDEYWVEFEAMVSHLSERQQEIIVLRFGLDFTFKEIADAISLPESTVKYQLVKAVENLRSIYLPGEEADCNEM; this comes from the coding sequence ATGCAAAAGTCTGAGCCCAGGCGCAATGAGTTTGAGATATTTCAGAGCATAAGGCCAAAACTATATCGATATGCAATTAGTATTCTGGGCAACCATGCTGATGCAGAGGATGCTTTGCAGGAGGCCTCTTTGAAAGTTTGGCGCCATATTGGCCAGGTAGCGGAAGTATCGTCTATTTCTTCCTGGCTCTACCAAGTAGTAGTAAATACATGTCGCGACCATTTACGCCGTAAAAAGCGTTTTCCTCTACCTATACATACTAAGACAGAGTCTGCCCCCAGTCACGATGAGTATTGGGTAGAATTTGAAGCAATGGTATCACATCTTTCTGAAAGGCAGCAAGAAATAATTGTTTTGCGCTTCGGTTTAGACTTTACGTTTAAAGAAATTGCTGACGCTATTTCACTGCCTGAAAGCACTGTGAAGTATCAACTGGTAAAAGCGGTAGAAAACCTAAGGTCCATTTATCTCCCCGGAGAGGAGGCGGATTGTAATGAAATGTGA